In a genomic window of Lycium ferocissimum isolate CSIRO_LF1 chromosome 9, AGI_CSIRO_Lferr_CH_V1, whole genome shotgun sequence:
- the LOC132031392 gene encoding L-aspartate oxidase 2-a, chloroplastic has product MATGIASGSGRLHLREPVYWRNSYGKAHCHSNKILKGMQNQIPWSSWISKLLQVDRSNYSQCQVKTNWKSHRGTIKSCQSEGSTRYFDFAVIGSGIAGLRYALEVAKHGTVAVITKAEPHESNTNYAQGGVSAVLCPMDSVESHMQDTIVAGAYLCDEETVRVVCTEGPERIRELIAMGASFDHGEDGNLHLAREGGHSHRRIVHAADMTGREIERALLDAVVKDPNIFVFQHHFAVDLLTTQDDSEIVCHGVDTINTETHEVIRFISKVTLLASGGAGHIYPSTTNPPVATGDGMAMAHRAQAVISNMEFVQFHPTALADEGLPIRPSNTRENAFLITEAVRGDGGILYNLDMERFMPLYDERAELAPRDVVARSIDDQLKKRGEEYVLLDISHKPKEKVLSHFPNIAAECLRYGLDITQQPIPVVPAAHYMCGGVRAGLDGETNVRGLYVAGEVACTGLHGANRLASNSLAEALVFARRAVQPSIDHMSVSKINHGASSWWARPVAPVLLGDIVLNKVIRRTREVRKELQSVMWEYVGIVRSTSRLTLAEKRIKELELKWETYLFQHGWEPTMVGLDACEMRNLFCCAKLVVSSALSRHESRGLHYTIDFPHVEESKRLPTVIFPSQRNSSWSSRQLHKQQIC; this is encoded by the exons ATGGCAACTGGTATAGCTTCAGGAAGCGGACGGTTACATTTGAGGGAGCCTGTCTACTGGAGGAATAGCTATGGAAAAGCTCACTGTCATTCCAATAAGATCCTGAAGGGCATGCAAAACCAAATCCCTTG GTCTTCTTGGATTTCCAAACTCTTGCAAGTTGATAGAAGTAACTATTCACAATGTCAAGTAAAAACAAACTGGAAGTCTCACAGAGGAACAATCAAATCATGCCAGAGTGAAGGCTCAACTAGGTATTTCGATTTTGCTGTGATTGGTAGTGGAATTGCTGGCCTTCGATATGCTCTTGAGGTTGCCAAACATGGAACTGTGGCTGTGATAACCAAGGCCGAGCCTCATGAGAGTAACACTAATTATGCTCAAGGTGGTGTAAGTGCTGTGCTCTGCCCAATGGATTCAGTGGAGAGCCACATGCAAGATACAATTGTGGCAGGTGCTTACCTCTGTGATGAGGAGACTGTTAGA GTTGTGTGTACTGAAGGACCTGAGAGAATTAGAGAACTGATCGCTATGGGTGCTTCGTTTGATCACGGGGAAGATGGAAATCTGCATCTAGCCAGGGAAGGGGGGCACTCCCATCGTCGAATTGTTCATGCTGCTGATATGACAGGCCGAGAGATAGAAAGGGCCCTATTAGATGCAGTTGTTAAGGATCCTAATATATTTGTGTTCCAACACCATTTTGCTGTAGATTTGTTGACCACTCAG GATGATTCTGAAATAGTTTGTCATGGAGTTGATACTATAAACACGGAAACACATGAG GTCATAAGATTCATTTCAAAAGTGACTTTGCTGGCATCAGGTGGAGCTGGGCATATCTATCCAAGTACTACTAATCCGCCG GTTGCCACTGGAGATGGAATGGCTATGGCTCATCGAGCTCAAGCTGTAATTTCCAACATGGA GTTTGTGCAATTCCACCCGACTGCCTTAGCTGATGAAGGCCTTCCCATCAGACCATCAAATACCAGAGAGAATGCTTTTCTGATAACTGAAGCTGTTAGAGGTGACGGAGGCATCCTTTACAACTTAGATATGGAGAGATTTATGCCATTGTATGATGAAAGAGCAGAGCTTGCCCCGAGAGATGTGGTAGCAAGAAGTATAGATGACCAGCTCAAAAAGCGTGGCGAAGAGTATGTTCTTCTTGATATTAGTCACAAGCCCAAAGAGAAGGTTCTTTCTCATTTTCCTAATATAGCTGCTGAGTGTCTCCGCTATGGGTTAGACATAACACAGCAACCGATTCCGGTGGTCCCCGCTGCTCACTACATGTGTGGTGGAGTCCGTGCTGGGCTCGATGGTGAGACTAATGTACGAGGTCTTTATGTGGCAGGTGAAGTTGCATGTACTGGTTTGCATGGTGCGAACCGACTTGCTAGCAACTCGTTAGCTGAAGCACTAGTGTTTGCACGAAGAGCTGTACAGCCTTCAATTGATCACATGAGCGTGTCTAAAATTAATCACGGTGCTTCAAGTTGGTGGGCCCGGCCTGTAGCCCCTGTGTTACTGGGAGATATTGTACTTAACAAAGTCATTCGTCGGACAAGGGAAGTGAGGAAAGAATTGCAGTCAGTCATGTGGGAGTATGTCGGAATTGTTAGGTCTACCTCGAGACTAACCCTTGCAGAGAAGAGAATTAAAGAGTTGGAGTTGAAATGGGAAACATATCTATTTCAGCATGGCTGGGAACCGACCATGGTTGGATTAGATGCTTGTGAGATGAGGAATCTCTTCTGTTGTGCCAAGCTGGTAGTTAGCAGTGCTCTTTCCCGACACGAGAGTCGCGGGCTTCATTACACCATTGATTTTCCTCACGTTGAGGAAAGCAAGAGGTTGCCAACGGTCATTTTTCCTTCACAGCGAAATAGCTCATGGAGCTCGCGGCAATTACACAAGCAGCAGATATGTTAG